The following are encoded together in the Capsulimonas corticalis genome:
- a CDS encoding amylo-alpha-1,6-glucosidase — protein MTWITRESLQNWEESSRREWLVTNGIGGYGSASIAGANTRRYHGLLVPAFEPPLGRAVLFSKIEEEVRIEDELYLLSANKYPSLVHPQGYRHLVDFTPTPVPTFTYVFHEDTVVLEKRIWMAHGDNTVYIQYHLIKAPEFIKLGLVPLMAYKDYHTEQHRWDGFHGTTTSEPDGTLKFVAFDDAHPLFLHTEPPYAFTDHSGWFYNFEHAREAERGLDSTEDLYCPGRFDGTLNVGETMTIVATVETTPPARPDAALAAEEKRQAKLLTLAGLEAGGDAVRELLTIAADQFVIEKTPKVARATIIAGYPWFTDWGRDTMIALPGLCLTTRRYDVAREILSTFAGATRNGLIPNRFSDGGGEEYNTVDASLWFFHAAHQYAAQSGDWTFATGELLPVFEDILQHHIAGTDFQIKADPEDGLLSAGEAGVQLTWMDARVGDWVVTPRTGKPVEINALWYNALRVTALLAQKAGDDAKAKSYEDRAAAVKKSFLAAFWNPATHNLFDVINADGRPDPTLRPNQIFAVSLPFAVLDGDEAREVVDAVEKALLTPYGLRTLAPGLPDYHPHYGPGDQGVRDGAYHQGTVWPWLIGAFAEAHLKAYGDKARVREILEPLLTEGLRCYCIGSVPEIFDADEPFAPNGCVAQAWSVSELLRTLAAVS, from the coding sequence ATGACATGGATCACCAGGGAGTCGCTGCAGAATTGGGAAGAGTCGTCCCGCCGCGAATGGCTGGTGACAAATGGAATAGGCGGATATGGATCGGCGTCCATCGCGGGGGCGAATACCCGCCGCTATCATGGTTTGCTGGTTCCGGCGTTTGAGCCGCCGCTTGGCCGAGCCGTGCTCTTTTCGAAGATTGAAGAAGAAGTCCGGATTGAGGACGAGCTTTACCTGCTGAGCGCGAACAAATACCCCAGCCTCGTGCACCCGCAGGGCTATCGTCACCTCGTGGACTTTACCCCGACCCCCGTTCCCACATTCACCTATGTCTTCCATGAAGACACTGTCGTCCTCGAAAAGCGCATCTGGATGGCGCACGGAGACAACACCGTCTACATCCAGTACCACCTGATCAAAGCCCCCGAGTTTATCAAGCTTGGCCTCGTGCCGCTGATGGCCTACAAAGACTATCATACCGAGCAGCACCGCTGGGACGGCTTTCATGGGACGACCACGAGCGAGCCGGACGGGACCCTGAAGTTCGTCGCCTTCGACGACGCCCATCCCCTGTTTTTGCACACCGAGCCTCCGTACGCCTTCACCGACCACAGCGGCTGGTTCTATAACTTCGAGCATGCGCGCGAAGCCGAGCGCGGATTGGATTCGACCGAGGATCTTTACTGCCCGGGCCGCTTCGATGGAACGCTGAACGTGGGCGAGACGATGACGATCGTCGCGACTGTGGAGACTACCCCTCCCGCGCGGCCGGACGCCGCGCTGGCCGCCGAGGAGAAGCGGCAGGCGAAGCTGCTGACGCTTGCCGGCCTGGAGGCGGGAGGGGACGCCGTGCGCGAACTGCTCACGATCGCCGCCGACCAGTTTGTGATTGAGAAGACGCCGAAGGTCGCGCGCGCCACCATCATCGCCGGATACCCCTGGTTCACGGACTGGGGCCGCGACACGATGATCGCGCTGCCGGGGCTCTGCCTGACCACTCGCCGCTACGATGTCGCGCGGGAGATCCTGAGCACCTTCGCCGGTGCGACGCGCAATGGACTGATCCCGAACCGCTTCTCGGACGGCGGCGGCGAAGAGTACAACACCGTCGATGCGAGCCTCTGGTTCTTCCACGCCGCGCATCAGTACGCCGCGCAGTCGGGGGATTGGACGTTCGCGACCGGCGAACTGCTCCCCGTCTTTGAAGATATTCTCCAGCACCATATCGCCGGCACGGATTTCCAGATCAAAGCGGATCCCGAGGATGGACTGCTCAGCGCCGGCGAGGCGGGCGTGCAGCTGACGTGGATGGACGCGCGGGTGGGGGATTGGGTCGTGACGCCGCGCACCGGCAAACCCGTGGAGATCAACGCCCTCTGGTACAACGCCCTGCGCGTGACGGCGCTGCTGGCGCAAAAGGCGGGCGACGACGCCAAAGCCAAGTCCTATGAGGACCGCGCGGCCGCCGTCAAAAAGAGCTTCCTCGCCGCCTTCTGGAACCCCGCGACGCACAATCTCTTCGACGTCATCAACGCCGACGGCCGGCCGGATCCCACGCTGCGGCCCAACCAGATCTTCGCCGTCAGCCTGCCCTTCGCCGTTCTGGACGGCGATGAAGCCAGGGAGGTCGTGGACGCCGTGGAGAAGGCGCTGCTGACTCCCTATGGCCTGCGGACGCTCGCGCCCGGCCTGCCGGACTACCATCCGCACTACGGTCCCGGCGATCAAGGCGTGCGCGACGGCGCGTACCACCAGGGAACCGTGTGGCCGTGGCTGATCGGCGCATTCGCCGAGGCGCATCTCAAAGCGTATGGCGACAAGGCGCGCGTACGCGAGATCCTTGAGCCGCTGCTCACGGAGGGGCTGCGCTGCTACTGCATCGGCTCCGTCCCGGAGATCTTTGACGCCGACGAGCCTTTCGCTCCAAACGGCTGCGTCGCGCAGGCCTGGAGCGTGTCCGAGCTGCTGCGCACGCTGGCGGCGGTGTCCTGA
- a CDS encoding LOG family protein translates to METDHKVISIFGGAQCPPDSLEYRQAAEAGRLLAEAGYTVATGGYQGAMVAASQAAFEAGGSVIGVTMSKLTSPINNYITETRPTHDFFGRLQGLIEGSAGFIAVRGGVGTLVEVTLVWNCLTMHVATPRPLVLVGRDVWEPWLDACTQTLAVGAQHLHHLTVVDTALEAVEAVLPMGAIRLAA, encoded by the coding sequence ATGGAAACGGATCACAAAGTCATTTCGATTTTCGGCGGCGCGCAGTGCCCGCCGGACAGCCTGGAGTATCGTCAGGCGGCGGAAGCCGGCCGATTGCTCGCCGAAGCGGGATACACGGTCGCCACCGGCGGCTACCAGGGCGCCATGGTGGCGGCCTCGCAGGCGGCCTTTGAGGCCGGCGGCTCCGTCATCGGCGTCACCATGTCCAAACTCACCTCTCCCATCAACAACTACATCACCGAGACCCGGCCCACGCATGATTTCTTTGGACGGCTTCAGGGATTGATCGAGGGCTCCGCGGGCTTTATTGCCGTACGCGGCGGCGTGGGAACGCTGGTGGAGGTGACGCTGGTCTGGAACTGCCTGACGATGCATGTTGCGACGCCCCGGCCGCTAGTGCTTGTCGGACGCGATGTCTGGGAGCCGTGGCTGGACGCCTGCACGCAGACCCTGGCGGTTGGCGCTCAACACCTGCATCACCTGACCGTGGTGGATACGGCGCTGGAGGCGGTGGAAGCCGTACTGCCGATGGGCGCGATACGGCTCGCCGCCTGA
- a CDS encoding STM4015 family protein: MGIYEHLKHFGGKPVVNWESGDFLENPSKMAYRISISWEENDADAKWTDKFSQFLSEPNVGEVTAIIVGPWEGAMDSSGASESAVEALVAAHGKLPNLQALFVGEILAEEAEISWIQQSDLSALFNAYPLLETFYARGGNGLNLGSPTHALLKTLVVQSGGLDAEVVREVLGASLPALEHLELWLGDSSYGATTTVDDLGPLLSGALFPGLKYLGLCDAEISDEIAAAIATAPILGQIEVLDLSLGTLGDDGALALISAPSLGKLRHLDIHHHYVTPEVVERLLALPISVDATGPETAHDDEDRYVAVSE; this comes from the coding sequence GTGGGAATTTACGAACATCTGAAGCACTTTGGCGGGAAGCCGGTCGTCAACTGGGAGTCGGGAGACTTCCTGGAAAATCCGAGCAAAATGGCTTACCGCATCAGCATTTCCTGGGAAGAGAATGACGCGGACGCTAAGTGGACCGACAAATTCTCGCAGTTTCTCTCCGAGCCGAATGTCGGGGAAGTGACGGCGATCATCGTCGGCCCCTGGGAAGGCGCGATGGATTCCAGCGGCGCCTCCGAATCCGCCGTGGAGGCGCTTGTCGCCGCGCACGGCAAGCTTCCCAATCTTCAGGCGCTCTTTGTCGGCGAAATCCTGGCCGAAGAGGCCGAGATCTCCTGGATCCAGCAGTCCGATCTCTCCGCGCTCTTCAACGCCTACCCGCTGCTGGAGACGTTTTACGCGCGCGGCGGCAACGGCCTCAATCTGGGCTCGCCCACGCACGCGCTTTTGAAGACGCTGGTGGTGCAGTCGGGCGGCTTGGACGCTGAAGTCGTGCGCGAGGTCCTCGGCGCGTCCCTTCCGGCCCTCGAGCATCTGGAGCTATGGCTGGGCGACAGCAGCTACGGCGCGACAACGACCGTCGACGATCTGGGACCGCTCTTGAGCGGCGCGCTGTTCCCAGGTCTCAAATACCTAGGGCTTTGCGATGCTGAGATCTCCGACGAGATCGCCGCCGCCATCGCGACGGCCCCAATTCTGGGGCAGATCGAAGTGCTGGACCTCTCGCTGGGAACGCTTGGCGACGACGGCGCGCTGGCGCTGATCTCCGCGCCGTCGCTCGGCAAACTTCGCCATCTGGATATTCACCATCACTATGTCACTCCTGAAGTTGTCGAACGACTCCTGGCGCTTCCGATCTCCGTGGATGCGACCGGGCCGGAGACCGCGCACGATGACGAAGATCGCTATGTCGCCGTTTCGGAATAA
- a CDS encoding STM4014 family protein: MSSYVIVGNPGGNRIAFFQEALERRSLPPARVAAWADIIEGRARLRDIVRAGDCVRIESPGRDFEVERLLLAAGASETPSGEGLSPEEARSLAFERGRIWFPRQWYLGFQCVLRQIEQQLSECPAHRLTNGLSDIAVMFDKAQTHERLRSAGVSVPEAFTNVRSFADLTARLQQAGWGRVFVKLAHGSSASGVAALRTDGRRMQATTTVEIVRAGDELRLYNSRRLRTYNDPREIAELIDALCRHGVHVERWLPKAAFGDAGFDLRVVTIGGRARHTVVRQSHSPMTNLHLLNTRGDLEAVKERMGSSAWDAAIMTCERAAACFPASLHAGVDLCVTPSFRHHAVLEVNAFGDLLPRVLHDGMDTYEAEIRAFANREEL, translated from the coding sequence GTGTCCTCCTATGTGATCGTCGGCAACCCGGGCGGCAACCGCATCGCCTTCTTCCAGGAGGCGCTGGAGCGCCGGAGCCTGCCGCCGGCGCGCGTCGCCGCCTGGGCGGATATTATCGAAGGCCGTGCGCGGTTGCGGGACATCGTGCGCGCCGGCGACTGCGTTCGCATCGAATCGCCGGGCCGGGATTTCGAAGTCGAACGCCTGCTGCTCGCGGCGGGCGCTTCCGAGACGCCGTCCGGCGAAGGTCTGTCCCCCGAAGAAGCCCGGAGTCTGGCGTTTGAGCGTGGGCGCATCTGGTTTCCGCGCCAATGGTATTTGGGCTTTCAGTGCGTTCTGAGACAGATCGAACAGCAGCTCTCCGAGTGTCCCGCGCATCGATTGACGAACGGTCTCAGCGACATCGCCGTGATGTTCGACAAAGCGCAAACGCATGAACGCCTGCGCTCGGCGGGCGTCTCCGTTCCGGAGGCGTTCACGAACGTGCGGTCATTCGCGGATCTGACCGCACGATTGCAGCAAGCGGGATGGGGACGTGTTTTCGTCAAGCTCGCGCACGGCTCCAGCGCCTCCGGCGTGGCGGCTCTGCGCACCGACGGACGCCGAATGCAGGCGACGACCACCGTCGAGATCGTCCGCGCCGGCGATGAATTGCGACTTTACAACTCGCGACGTCTCAGAACCTACAACGATCCCAGGGAGATCGCCGAGTTGATCGACGCGCTCTGCCGCCATGGCGTCCATGTCGAGCGCTGGCTGCCGAAGGCGGCGTTCGGCGACGCCGGCTTCGATCTGCGCGTGGTGACCATCGGCGGCCGCGCCCGGCACACCGTCGTCCGCCAAAGCCACAGCCCGATGACCAACCTGCATCTGCTCAACACGCGCGGTGATTTGGAAGCGGTGAAAGAACGGATGGGGTCGTCTGCCTGGGACGCGGCCATAATGACCTGCGAACGCGCCGCCGCCTGCTTCCCGGCAAGCCTGCACGCCGGCGTGGACCTCTGCGTGACGCCTAGCTTCCGCCACCACGCCGTTCTGGAAGTCAACGCCTTCGGCGACCTGCTGCCGCGCGTCCTGCACGACGGCATGGATACCTACGAGGCGGAAATCCGCGCCTTTGCGAATAGGGAAGAGTTGTGA
- a CDS encoding STM4013/SEN3800 family hydrolase, which translates to MIDAKALVGTHDILLITLDTLRYDVACRALAEGQTPNLAALLPGGQWEERHSPGSFTYAAHHAFFAGFLPTPVTPGPHERLFAAAFAGSETTGERTCVFDTPDIVSGLTRRGYQTLCIGGVGFFNQQTPLGTVLPGLFAESHWSTRMGVTDLRSTEHQVRLARELLGKRASGERVFLFVNISALHQPNCGYAPGATTDSPETQAAALAYVDSQLPPLFAAMHSRGPSLVVICSDHGTAYGEDGFTGHRVGLPVVWTVPYAEFILPADSR; encoded by the coding sequence ATGATCGACGCAAAGGCGCTGGTTGGGACGCATGATATTTTATTGATCACGCTGGATACCCTGCGTTACGATGTCGCCTGCCGGGCTTTGGCCGAAGGGCAAACTCCGAACCTGGCGGCGCTGCTGCCGGGCGGACAGTGGGAGGAGCGCCATTCGCCGGGCAGCTTCACTTACGCCGCGCATCACGCGTTTTTCGCCGGTTTTCTGCCGACGCCCGTGACGCCCGGTCCACATGAGCGGCTGTTCGCCGCCGCGTTCGCCGGCAGCGAAACGACCGGGGAGCGGACCTGTGTTTTTGACACGCCGGACATCGTCAGCGGCTTGACGCGGCGCGGATACCAGACCCTTTGTATTGGCGGCGTCGGCTTCTTCAATCAGCAGACGCCGCTGGGAACGGTGCTGCCGGGGCTGTTCGCCGAAAGCCACTGGAGCACTCGGATGGGCGTCACCGATTTACGCTCGACCGAGCATCAAGTCCGTCTGGCCCGCGAACTGCTGGGGAAGCGCGCATCGGGCGAGCGCGTCTTTTTGTTTGTGAATATTTCCGCGCTGCACCAGCCCAATTGCGGCTACGCGCCCGGCGCGACGACGGATAGTCCGGAGACGCAGGCGGCGGCGCTGGCGTATGTGGATAGCCAATTGCCGCCGCTCTTTGCGGCCATGCATTCACGAGGACCGTCGCTGGTGGTGATCTGTTCGGATCACGGGACGGCCTACGGTGAGGATGGCTTTACCGGCCATCGCGTTGGCCTGCCCGTCGTCTGGACCGTTCCCTACGCCGAGTTCATATTGCCCGCAGATTCCAGGTAA
- a CDS encoding STM4012 family radical SAM protein, with the protein MPTLSEMLSDTPYVGYAYSYPHKMAYRSLDPPILLRDLWAGERRDALFLYLHIPFCEMRCGFCNLFTTANPAATLERQYLDALRRQALRVRDALGDFQIARMAIGGGTPTYLEPDDLNSLFDLTSELFGVHGGVPTSVETSPRTATPERLQVLADRGVDRVSMGVQSFVPAEAAAAGRGQETELVTRALETIRAARIPTLNIDLIYGLPGQTVQTWLHSLEVALRSAPEELYLYPLYVRPLTGLSRVERERQDVRLACYRAGREFLLSSGYMQVSMRMFRAAHAPDASNVGPVYCCQDDGMVGLGCGARSYTREVHYSREYAVGRTSVKGVLQDYLARPDAAFDIADYGVRLTGEEQRRRYVISTILQCEGLDEAAYFDRFGARVWEDLPQLAELEPLGLATRGDGKLALTEFGVERSDTIGPWLYSEAARRQSEEFVLL; encoded by the coding sequence ATCCCCACGCTCTCAGAAATGCTGTCGGACACGCCCTATGTCGGGTACGCCTACTCTTACCCGCACAAGATGGCGTATCGCTCGCTGGACCCGCCGATCCTCTTGCGCGATCTGTGGGCGGGCGAACGCCGAGACGCGCTCTTTCTCTATCTGCACATCCCCTTCTGCGAGATGCGCTGCGGCTTCTGCAACCTCTTCACAACCGCCAACCCGGCGGCGACGCTGGAGCGGCAGTATCTGGACGCCCTGCGCCGGCAGGCCCTGCGCGTGCGCGATGCGCTGGGCGACTTCCAAATCGCGCGCATGGCGATCGGCGGCGGGACGCCCACATATCTGGAGCCGGACGATCTCAATAGCCTGTTCGATCTGACCTCCGAACTCTTCGGAGTCCATGGCGGCGTTCCAACTTCCGTGGAGACATCGCCGCGCACCGCGACGCCCGAGCGTCTGCAAGTGTTGGCGGACCGAGGCGTGGACCGCGTCAGCATGGGCGTCCAGAGCTTCGTCCCCGCCGAGGCCGCCGCCGCCGGACGCGGGCAGGAGACGGAGCTTGTCACACGGGCGCTGGAAACGATCCGCGCCGCGCGCATTCCGACACTCAATATCGATTTGATCTATGGGCTGCCCGGCCAGACGGTACAGACGTGGCTGCATTCGCTGGAAGTCGCTCTGCGCTCTGCGCCCGAGGAGTTATATCTTTATCCGCTCTATGTACGCCCTCTGACGGGCCTGAGCCGCGTGGAGCGCGAGCGACAGGATGTGCGCCTCGCGTGCTACCGGGCGGGACGTGAGTTTCTTCTTTCGTCGGGATACATGCAAGTCTCCATGCGTATGTTCCGCGCCGCGCACGCGCCGGACGCATCAAACGTCGGCCCGGTCTACTGCTGCCAGGACGACGGCATGGTCGGCCTCGGCTGCGGCGCTCGCTCTTATACGCGCGAAGTCCACTATTCCCGTGAGTACGCCGTCGGCCGCACCAGCGTCAAAGGGGTTCTGCAAGACTACCTGGCGCGTCCCGATGCGGCGTTCGATATCGCCGACTACGGCGTGCGTCTGACGGGTGAAGAACAGCGCCGCCGATACGTCATCAGCACGATCTTGCAGTGTGAGGGCCTGGACGAAGCGGCGTACTTCGATCGCTTTGGGGCGCGGGTCTGGGAGGATCTGCCGCAGCTCGCCGAACTGGAGCCGCTGGGATTGGCGACGCGGGGGGACGGGAAGTTAGCGCTGACGGAGTTCGGTGTCGAGCGCTCAGACACCATCGGTCCTTGGCTTTACTCGGAAGCCGCGCGCCGGCAGTCGGAGGAGTTTGTGCTGCTATGA
- a CDS encoding STM4011 family radical SAM protein produces the protein MTPTLRILYRGPLSSCNYGCEYCPFAKHTEIDAEHDADRRALDRFVAWVGEQRDRRISVLFTPWGEALVRKRYQDAIVTLTNMEHVEKIAIQTNLSCRLDWVERCDKSKLGLWATYHPGEVAREKFLAQCRDADRRGVRFSVGSVGLKEHQEDIAALRDALPEHIYLWVNAYKRQMDYYTPDEIARYTQIDSLFPINTERHPSEGEPCQAGQTAISVDGDGVMRRCHFVRDPIGNIYDSNFADALQPRLCKNETCGCHIGYVHMDRLGQYELYGDGLLERIPVKPVWRALPMSP, from the coding sequence ATGACGCCGACCCTGCGCATTCTCTATCGTGGGCCATTGTCCAGCTGCAACTACGGCTGCGAATACTGCCCGTTCGCCAAGCATACGGAAATCGACGCCGAGCACGACGCCGACCGCCGCGCATTGGACCGTTTTGTCGCGTGGGTCGGGGAGCAGCGCGATCGACGGATCTCCGTGCTATTCACGCCGTGGGGCGAAGCGCTCGTCCGCAAACGATATCAGGACGCGATTGTGACTCTGACAAATATGGAGCACGTCGAGAAGATCGCGATCCAGACGAATCTCTCCTGTCGACTGGACTGGGTGGAGCGCTGCGATAAGAGCAAGCTGGGGCTCTGGGCGACCTACCATCCGGGGGAAGTGGCGCGGGAGAAGTTCCTGGCGCAGTGCCGCGACGCCGACCGGCGCGGGGTGCGCTTCAGCGTTGGGAGCGTGGGTCTCAAGGAGCATCAAGAGGATATTGCCGCGCTTCGTGACGCGCTACCCGAGCATATCTATCTCTGGGTAAACGCCTATAAGCGCCAAATGGATTACTACACACCGGATGAGATCGCGCGCTATACGCAAATCGATTCCTTGTTTCCGATCAATACCGAGCGCCATCCGAGCGAAGGCGAGCCGTGTCAGGCCGGGCAGACGGCCATTTCGGTGGACGGCGACGGCGTGATGCGCCGCTGTCACTTCGTCCGCGACCCCATCGGGAATATTTACGATTCGAATTTTGCCGACGCCTTGCAGCCGCGCCTTTGTAAAAACGAGACCTGCGGCTGCCACATCGGCTATGTCCATATGGACCGGCTCGGCCAGTACGAGCTTTACGGGGATGGGCTCCTCGAACGCATCCCCGTAAAGCCGGTCTGGCGCGCGTTGCCTATGTCTCCATGA
- a CDS encoding DUF6745 domain-containing protein — MTTTLDRILTPSIAQAFDRAQIESMILAGRAPRGLRVHGHLSFAGNRTLTQLPEDLRVDSLDLSGCANLTSLPEGLRATRLDCTGCHGLTSLPRRLHCYELTLRDTSITTLPSDLQVEYRLDLTGCAELQSLPEGLKVGSLALQGCASLRALPEGLEVYFLDISGCTRLARWPEQATVRVGRLNARGCRALSYLPSWMTQLAQLDLRGCESLTALPQTLRVSSWIDLADTQITELPAQLAGARLRWRGVPIDARIAFHPETITAREVLGTTNAELRRVLLERMGYERFLSDAHADELDRDTDPGGERRLLRVPMINDEALVCISVLCPSTGRQYIIRVPPRTRTCRQAAAWIAGFDNTDDYRPIMET; from the coding sequence ATGACAACCACCTTGGATCGAATTCTCACACCATCGATCGCGCAGGCGTTCGACCGCGCGCAGATCGAATCCATGATCCTGGCCGGGCGCGCGCCGCGCGGCCTTCGGGTGCACGGACATCTCTCGTTCGCCGGGAACCGCACGCTGACACAATTGCCCGAAGATCTGCGGGTGGACAGCCTGGACCTGAGCGGATGCGCCAACCTGACGTCGCTGCCCGAGGGGCTGCGCGCCACACGGCTGGACTGCACGGGCTGTCACGGCCTGACATCGCTGCCCCGCCGGCTGCATTGTTATGAGTTAACATTGCGCGATACATCGATCACCACGCTGCCGTCCGATCTTCAGGTAGAGTACCGACTGGATCTGACGGGCTGCGCGGAGCTTCAGAGCCTTCCGGAAGGACTAAAGGTCGGATCGCTGGCGCTGCAAGGCTGCGCCAGTCTGCGCGCGCTTCCGGAAGGTCTGGAAGTTTATTTCCTGGACATCAGCGGATGCACTCGATTGGCCCGGTGGCCGGAACAAGCGACGGTGCGCGTCGGGCGATTGAACGCGCGAGGCTGCCGCGCGCTGTCGTACCTGCCGTCCTGGATGACGCAGCTCGCCCAATTAGACCTGCGCGGCTGTGAGAGTCTCACGGCGCTGCCGCAGACCCTGCGCGTCAGCTCCTGGATCGATCTGGCCGACACGCAGATCACCGAGCTTCCGGCGCAGCTCGCGGGAGCGCGCCTGCGCTGGCGCGGCGTGCCGATCGACGCGCGTATCGCCTTTCATCCCGAAACGATCACCGCCCGGGAAGTTCTGGGAACAACCAACGCGGAGCTGCGGCGCGTGCTGCTGGAGCGCATGGGCTACGAGCGTTTTCTGTCGGACGCCCATGCCGACGAGCTGGACCGGGACACGGATCCGGGCGGTGAGCGCCGCCTGCTGCGCGTCCCGATGATCAACGACGAAGCGCTGGTCTGCATCTCCGTGCTGTGCCCTTCCACGGGTCGGCAATATATCATCCGGGTTCCTCCGCGAACCAGGACCTGCCGCCAGGCGGCGGCGTGGATCGCGGGGTTCGACAACACGGACGACTACCGGCCGATCATGGAGACATAG
- a CDS encoding carboxymuconolactone decarboxylase family protein — protein sequence MSDERYERGAEIVARVYKDFGDQFLAEVAATSPDLTRYVREFAFGDIYSRPGLDPRQREMVIIASLATIGYAAHELKAHIHGALNNGVTREEVIEVLIQVTPYAGFPASINGIHAAKEVFAEWDARGKEDLPPPNEHADSTTN from the coding sequence ATGAGTGATGAGCGATACGAGCGCGGCGCGGAGATCGTCGCGCGTGTCTATAAGGATTTCGGCGATCAGTTTCTCGCGGAAGTCGCGGCCACCTCACCCGACCTGACGCGCTATGTCCGGGAGTTCGCGTTCGGCGATATCTACTCCCGTCCCGGCCTAGATCCGCGCCAGCGTGAGATGGTGATCATCGCATCGCTGGCGACGATTGGCTACGCGGCCCACGAACTCAAGGCTCACATCCATGGCGCCTTGAACAATGGCGTGACGCGCGAGGAAGTGATTGAGGTCTTGATCCAGGTCACCCCGTACGCCGGGTTCCCGGCGTCCATCAACGGCATACACGCGGCGAAGGAAGTGTTTGCGGAGTGGGATGCGCGGGGGAAGGAAGACCTCCCCCCGCCAAACGAACATGCGGATTCAACGACGAACTAA
- a CDS encoding cupin domain-containing protein, translating into MNDNSTTSPQTFPPIPADDLQRTLIVARPDTDAGLRHIGLVGDTYTILLTGEDTAGRYCLIDMHIPPGGGPPPHRHDFEETFILHEGEVEATFRGAKSTIKAGETIHIPANAPHQFHNVSDQPARMLCICSPAGQEQFFLEVGVPVATRTAAPPKLDEAQQAAFRAKAEALAPQYRTELLPPA; encoded by the coding sequence ATGAACGACAATTCCACGACATCGCCTCAGACCTTTCCGCCAATCCCTGCCGACGACTTGCAAAGAACTCTGATAGTAGCGCGGCCGGATACCGATGCAGGGCTGCGCCACATTGGCCTTGTGGGCGACACATATACGATTCTTTTGACCGGTGAGGATACTGCCGGCCGGTACTGCCTGATCGACATGCACATTCCACCCGGCGGCGGCCCCCCGCCCCATCGCCACGACTTCGAGGAAACATTCATTCTCCATGAGGGCGAGGTCGAAGCCACCTTCCGAGGCGCCAAGTCGACCATAAAGGCAGGCGAGACGATCCATATCCCCGCCAACGCCCCGCATCAGTTCCATAATGTTTCCGATCAGCCGGCGCGCATGCTTTGCATCTGTTCGCCCGCCGGACAGGAACAGTTCTTTCTGGAGGTCGGCGTTCCCGTCGCCACGCGGACAGCAGCGCCTCCCAAACTCGACGAAGCCCAGCAGGCGGCGTTTCGGGCAAAAGCCGAAGCGCTCGCGCCGCAGTATCGAACGGAACTGCTCCCGCCGGCTTAG